The genomic DNA TTGCTGTGTTTCTTTCATTCCTATAATAACTCCTGAGCAAGGTGAGATACCTGCATTCTTCACTAGCTCGACTGTGTTCACTCGGTCTTCGTATGTATGGGAGGTAGTAATGGATTCATGGTGACTCTCTGACGTGTTAATATTATGATTGTATCTGTCGACTCCTGACTCCTTTAATCGTTTTGCCTGTTGCGAGTTGAGTAGACCCAGGCAAGCACAAACCTTCAGACCGTATTTGTCTTTTATCTCCTCGACGGCAGAAGTGACAATATCCACTTCTTTTTCGCTTGGGCCTCTGCCACTTGCAACAATACAATACGTGCCGGCGTTTAGCTGATAGGCTCGTTCGGCACCTTGTAGAATCGTTTCCTTGTCAACCATTCTGTATTTTTGGATAGGTGCGCTTGAGATACTTGATTGTGCACAGTAACCACAATTTTCTGGACATAATCCTGATTTGGTGTTGATGATCATGTTAAGTTTTACTTTGTTGCCGTAATAATGACTTCGTATTACATAAGCTGCCTGAAGGATTTCAAGCAGCTCATTGTCAGGACAAGTAAGGATATTTAACGCCTCATCATTCGTGAGCTCGTAGCCATTATTTAATACATCAAGAGCAAGTCTTTTCCAATTATTCACCATGTATCCTCTCTTTCCGCTATTAAGCCGTTCTTTTTAAATGTTTGAAGCTACCCTTTGATAAAACTGTTTTTTCTAGTCTAAAAGCAAGAATGGCAGCTAGTGCTGTAAGAATAATATCTTTTGGCATTGGAACGACCATCCAAGACCATGCCATTTGGTAAGTGAAACCTTCAGGGGCCGCCGCCCAAAGTTTGTATGCCGCGTACATCCAATTTGTTCCAAATACATAATTAATAACAAGTCCGACCATAGCAGCTGTGATGAAGCCAGAAAGGGATCGGTTCTTTTCTACGATTTTTCCTACTACAAAAACAGCAATAACATATGAAACAATAAATCCAAAGGTTGGACTCAAGAGACTGGAAAAACCAGCTCCAAATCTAGCGAAAACCGGAACGCCCACCAATCCGACAAGCGCATATACAGTCAAGGAGATCGTTCCCAAACGACTACCAAGAATCAAACCTGCTAAAATAGCAAAAAAAGTTTGTAGCGTAATTGGAACTCCTCCGACCACCAAAAATGGCACAAATGAGGTAATGTTTGCACCTACAGCCATTAATGCAACGAACATGGCTGCTAATGTAAGATCAATTGTTTTTAATTTCATAAAAATAGCCCCTTTTCTTTTTGTATAAGTAAAGCATAAATTTTCAAAGTATTTTTTGTCAACTAAATATTTTTTAGGTTAACAAAAAATAATCGTACCTCTAGAAAAAAAGGGATTTAAAAAAAGCTCAAAAATTTGTCATATTCCTTTCGATAAATCATGTTTCTTTTTCCTCATAACCGTAGTAAAATACGCTTATAAAATGGAAGGGAAGAGACGAGAAAGATGAAGTTTCCTAAAGATGTAATACTTGATTCAGTTGCTGAAAGAAAAAACCACGATGCTTATGGATTAGAATTTGTCCAAGAACTTGGAAATGATGATGCTGGTTACTCAGAAATGGTGGTTATTATTTTTAAATATAAAGATAAATACTACAGTGTAGATATTCATCATGTGAATGGTGAGAATAACTACGATCATTGGGACAATGAGGTGGAATGCCCGGAAGTCGTTCGGAAGGAAGCCATACAATATTATTGGGAAGAAGTTAAACAATAAAAAAGTAACAAGGTATCAAGATGGGCTAAATGACATCTTGATGCCTTTTATTATTCCTTGATTGCGATGACACGAATTCTATTATAATCCGCAATCCATTGGTTATCTTGAAATAATTTTGATTTTAGTTGTTGTTCAACCTTATTTATGATTTCCTCTCGATCTGTTTCATCTATTCCACGAAAAAAGCTCATTGCGAACATCTTTATCCAGTTCTTTAATCCGTTGGGACCTTCTAGAGGAGTTGGTCTATCATAATGTTGGGCAAGAGTAACTCTGAAACCAACTGCTTCCATTAATGAAGAATATTCACCAATACTTGGATAATACCAAGGGGAATCATTTCGATCACTCCCTAATTGATGCCGAATTTCATCTATGATGGTTTGTACATTCCCTTTTCCACCAAATTCTGCTAAGAATCTTCCGTCTTGTTTTAAGCTTTTGTAGATACATTCTAAAGCTATCTTAGGTTTTTTTACCCAATGAAGAGTTGCGTTAGAAAAAACAGCATCAAATTCATTTGTATAAGGTAGTTGTGTTGCATCTTGGACGAAAAATGGTATTTCAGGATATTTTTCTAATGCTTGTGCAATCATATTATTTGATTTATCTACCCCTATCACTTGGGCCCCCTGATCAAATAACCTTTTCGCCAAATCACCTGTTCCGCATCCTAAATCAAGAATTCGCTCTCCTTTACGGGGTGCCAACCATTCAATAAGACTATTCCCATATTTCGAGACAAATGAGTGATGATTATCGTATAAGTTTGCATTCCATGGATCCTGTTGATGTGCAGTGTTCTCCATCCTCAACTCTCCCTTGCTTGAATTATCGAAATTTTAACATATTTTAGCATACAAGAAAAAGTTTCCATCTGGAATGTGGTATGTTATAAGATAAGCAGTCGAAAAAAGGGGAAATTAAAATAATCTAGCAAGCAGTGATCTGATAAATAAAAATAAAGGAGGAAAACGGTTTGAGTGAAACTACAAAAAAGGAAGTTTATTCTTGGTTTAAATCGATTGTGTTTGCATTTATTGTTGCTTTTATTTGTCGTCACTTCCTATTCTCACCTGCCATCGTTTATGGGGAATCGATGTTACCAACCTTTCAAGAGCATGACCGGCTATTGGTTAGTAAAGTATCAGATGTTCAACGATTTGACCTAATCGTATTTAACGCACCAGATTCAGATGAACGGTATATTAAAAGGGTAATTGGCTTGCCTGGAGATCAGGTAGAAGTGAAAGATGATACCCTTTATATCAATGGGAACCCAATGGAAGAACCGTACTTAGAAGATATAAAGAAAGATCTATTATTAGATAAATTAACTGGAGACTTTACACTTGAGGAGTTAACAGGGGAATCAGTCGTGCCTGATGGAACGTTATTTGTTATGGGAGATAACCGGCTACATAGTAAGGATAGTCGATTTTTTGGCCCAATTCCTATTTCTTCTTTAATAGGAGAAGTGAAGTTACAGATTTATCCAATAAGGAAAATTGGTATTCCCGAATAACTGCTTAGTAAAAACAATTATCTAAAAATAACCTACTTCGAGCCTGGAGTACGGTTATTTTTTTCTGGTGAAAGGATAGTTAATAATAAAAACCCTGTTAGAAAATGTAACACGAGTGTTGGGGGAGTTTTGTAATCGATATATACTGAAACCAACTTAAATCTTTGCAAGTAAATATAGGCTCTCCAAAAAAAGTATCAGTGAGAGCAAAAAGCTGTCTAGGGTTCCGTTGATATGGTGTCGTATCAAGTCTGGTCCAAGAGAGAGCGTATAGAATTTTTTTCTATATACACGGAAGGATAAAAGCCTGGGAGATTCATTCTCTCATTCTTTTATCCTTCTTTTATTTTTTCAAAAACAAAATTTAACTATGAGGTGAAGAGAATGAGAAAAATGAAACATGTATTTTTAGCAGTCGTATTGGTTGGAACAATGTTCTTAAGTGCTTGTGGAAGTTCAACAAAAGAAACCTCTGGAAGTGAATCCAGTGGCAATACCGTTAAAATTGGTTTTAGTGCTCTACCTAGCTGGTACTTATGGCATCTTGTGGATCAAAAGGGTTTCTTTGAGAAATATGATGTTGATGTTGAATTGGTCTATTTTCCAGTCTATGCTGACTCCTTATCGGCCTTAAATACAGGGAAAATCGATGGAAATACTCAAGCATTGTTAGATGCGATTCCCCCTTTAGATAAAGGAATTGATTTAAAAACCATTTTTATTACGGATAATTCTATAGGTGGTGATGGAATTGTTGCCACAAGTGATATTCAATCTGTTGAAGATTTAAAAGGAAGATCTGTGGGTACGGAACTAGGAACGATTGAACACTTTTTCCTACTGACTGCTCTTGAAGATGCAGGTATGACGGAGTCTGATGTGAAATTCACAAACCTGACTGTCCCTGATGCAGGGAATGCTTTCCTATCCGGAAATATTGATGCAGCTGGACTTTGGGAGCCATTCTTAAGCAAAGCAGTTGGCAAGGAAGGCACACATAAACTGGTTACTTCTGCAGATTATCCTGGGTTAGTATCTGACGTCTTTGTTGTTCGAGAAGAGGTTACGAAAGAGAAGAAAGAAGAGTTACAAAGAATAGTAAATGCTTGGTTTGATGCCGTTGACTACTTGGAAAAGAATCCGGAAGAATCCATTGATATTATTGCCAAAGAGGCTGGAATTACTAGTGAAGAGCTAACAGAAGGATTTAAAGGGTTCAAAATGTTTACCCCTGAAGATAATCTTGATTCCTTCAAAGAAGGAAATAGTTACGATTCCTTCTACTATACAGCAGAGAAAAATGCAGAGTTCTTAAAGAGACAGGACTATGTGGATGAAATACCTGACTTCTCCAATTTTGTTGATTCGTCCTTTGTAGAAAATGTTTCAAAATAATAAGAATAGAAGGGGTGAGTGGAATGAAGCTACCAAAAAATAGAACAATAAGAAGCTTAACTTCTATACGTGAAGAGGTTCCAAAAAAATGGTATTTGTTTGGTGTATGTATCACCTTTCTATTACTCTTCCTTTTCTGGGGTGGTATTAGGTTTATTAACATCGTTGACGAAGTTTTCCTGCCAACCCCAAACGGAGTGGTACTTTCGTTAGCTCAATCTTTTGGAAACCCAGAGTTTTGGGAGCATATTGGCATAAGTGTGTATCGCGTATTTATGGGATTTTTACTGGCTTGTGTGATTGGTATTCCACTTGGAATATTAGCAGGAACCTTTAAATTCGCAGAATCCTTTATTTTACCAATGTCAGAGTTTATTCGTTATATGCCTGCAGCAGCCTTTATTCCTCTAATTATGGTATGGGCAGGAATTGGAGAAACAGCCAAGATATTGGTGATCTTCATCGGTTGTTTCTTTCAGCTCATCTTGATGGTGGCCGATGATACCAATCGTATTAGCAAAGATTTGCTTTACGCATCTTATACTCTTGGTGCGAATCGAAAGCAAGTGATTTTCAAAGTCATTATTCCTGCGTTGCTGCCAAAACTCATGACAACTCTACGTTTGATTATGGGCTGGGCTTGGACATATTTAGTCGTTGCTGAGCTGGTGGCAGCGAATAATGGACTTGGCTATTTCATCATGAAGGCACAGAGATTCTTAGATACAGAGTCTATCTTTGTAGGAATTATTGTCATTGGACTATTAGGGCTGATTATTGATAGAGCATTTGCGATCGCGAATAAAAAGTTATTTCCTTGGGTGGAAGGTGGGAATTAAATGGTGACTATTGTACAGCCAAAAGTGGTAGTCGATCCGGTTGATATCGAAATTGAAATCAATGGATTATCAAAAATCTACGAAACGAAAAACAGCACTTTCCAGGCTTTGGAGGATGTTTCTTTATATGTGAAAAATGAGGAGTTTGTTTCCATTTTGGGGCCATCTGGCTGTGGGAAATCAACCATTCTTCGAATATTAGCCGGCCTAGAAGAAGCAACGTCTGGGTCAGTTAAAGTAGCTGGTGAGGAAGTACAAGGTCCAAGCGTCAAGCGGGGGATGGTCTTCCAATCTTATACCCTTTTTCCATGGTTGACCGTTCGGGAGAATATTGAATTTGGTTTGAAGTTAAAAGGTGTTAGCCCGAAGGAACGGAAAGACATTTCTGATAAATACTTAGCGGTTGTTGGTCTTGAGCGGTTTGCCAATTCTTATGGAAAAGAATTATCAGGTGGCATGAAGCAGCGTGTGGCCATTGCCCGTTCATTAGCAAATAATCCAGAGGTCTTGTTGATGGATGAACCGTTTGGGGCACTTGACGCGCAAACGAAGCAGTCCATGCAGCAATTGCTATTAGATATTTGGAAAAAAGAAAAAACAACCATTGTCTTTATTACCCACGACATTGATGAATCGATCTTTCTATCCCAACGAATTTATGTAATGGATGCTCGTCCTGGAAAAATTAAAGAAGAAATTAATGCAGATCTTCAACTATTTAAGAATGGCGAACTAGTCGAAGTGGACCGATTTATGAAACTTAAGAAACATATCATTACGCTACTCAAGCATGGATGATGGATTAAAAGGAGGAAATTAGGATGACACATGTTTGGTCGACCATTCTTTCTCCTGGTGGAAAATGGTCAGGGTTTATAAAACGAGGGAAATGTATTCGTTTTACTGCACTTGAGGAAGGTGCGAATGTATCCATTCTTTTTTATAACGCAAGGGATTTAACCGAGCGCTATGTCATGTCCGACACACTAAAGTCTCAGTTTACAAGCCATTTAACAAAAGGTCATGTTCTTTTAAGTGATAATGGCCGAGTGTTGGCAAGTTTTTTAGAAGATAGTGTTGGCTGGCATGATCCGATCGCTGGATGTACGACTCGTGAGAAAACGGATGCTAAATATGGAGTAACCACCTATCAAATTCAGCGAAACGAGTATTTTCGAAGTGGGCGAGAAAACTTGATTACCGAGCTTGCTCGAAATGGCTTAGGGGCACGTGATTTAGTACCAGTAGTCAATTTATTTTCTAAAATCACTACAAATGAAAATGGTCAATTAACCTTTCAAAAAAGTCATTGTCCTAAAGGTGCAAGAGTGACCTTAAGAACGGAGATGGATCTTTTAGTTGTCCTCTCCAATACACCTAATCCTCTAGATCCAAAGACAGAGTTTCCGGCTGTGCCTGTCCAAATGGAGGTTTCCTCTTCTCCCCAAGTAGAAGAGAATGACATATGTGTGAACAATCGTCCCGAAAATCGACGTGCATTTGAAAATACTTGGGCTTATTACGATTTATACTGAATACTTTTTTCGAAGAAGGAGGGTCAAACAATGCCTGTTCTAACGAAAGTGGAAAGTCCCCGAGACACGAAGGATGCGATATATAGTGAAACCATTTTGGCTGGGAAAGGATTTATGCAAAAGCTTCTACCCGGACAAGTAATAAGAATTGAAGACATAGAAGGAAACCAATCAGTGGATGCTTTGTTTTATGATGCGGACAATCCAGACGATCACTATAGCACCGTTTTAACCATTGCTGAGCAGGAGAATATGTACCTTAAGACCGGTTCGACCCTACTTGCGGAATCAGGTAAAGAACTCGTCACTATTGTTGCAGATACAGTTGGTTGCCATGATGCTTGGTTTAGTTTTTGTTCTGCCCAAAGCAATACGGTCCGCTATGGACATGACAAGATTGATATGCATAACTGTCGTGATACCTTTTTGCTTTTGATGGAAGAAAATCAAGCGGGATATACAAAAAGAGATCTACCGCCAAGCGTTAACTTCTTTTGTATTGTACCTTTTACTCAGGATGGTGCCATTGAATTCGTTGATGGTATTTCTGCACCTGGAAGCTATGTTGAGCTAAAAGCGAAATGTAACACAATGGTCCTTCTTAGCAACTGCTCCCAGCTGAACAACCCATGCAATGACTACAATCCTACACCTATTAAAGTCTATATCTGGGAATCGTAGAATGTGAGTTTACTTAAATGGCTTTTTAACGGAAATGTAATTCATTAAAGGGAGGAATTATTCTGGAGAAATATATTGATCTAAACTGCGATATGGGAGAAAGCTTTGGCCTGTATAAGTATGGTGCTGATGAGGAGCTCATGCCATTAATAAGCTCGGCTAATATTGCGTGTGGTTTTCATGCGGGGGACCCACATGTCATGCGCGAGTCTGTCGAGTTGGCCGTTCAATATGGTGTAAGGGTGGTAGCGCATGTAGGATTACCCGATAGATTAGGCTTTGGTCGTCGTGAAATGAAAGTTAAGCCACAAGAGATCTACGATTATACTCTTTATCAGCTCGGAGCTCTTACTAGTTTCTTGCAAAAGAGTCATACATCATTGTCTCATATTAAACCGCATGGTGCTCTTTATATGATGACAGCTGAAAAAAGAGAGCTAGCGGAAGTAACGGTGGAAGCCGTTTTGGACTTCAATCGTGAAATTGAGATCTATACATTACCAAATTCAGAGCTTTATCATGCGGCAAAGGAAGCAAAATTAAAGGTAGTGAGCGAATATTTTGCTGATCGACCGTATGTGAATAATTATGTGAAAATGTTCGGCTGGACATTAGAGGAAATTGGACAGCCAAACACAATGGCCAAAAGAGCTTTGCAGTTGTTGGAGGAAAGCCCTGTTGAAACGATTTGTGTGCATAGTGATACGCCTAATGCACCAGCAATTATGAGATCGGTTCGAGAAGCCTTATTAGAAAAGGGCTGGCAAATAGGAAGGAAATCGTTAATAGTTAAGTAAGTTGAAAATTCCTTCTATATGAAGATAATAAAGAAATAACAAGCACCAAAGTATAATCGCTAATATGAGAAGTGAGTGTTTTAATAGTTTCTTCATAATATTAGTTTGGAAAGTAATGTTAGAAATATTCCAAACTACATGAGAATTTTTTACTGTTACCAACTAGCATATGAAAAGGTGTCAGACATAGATTCTGACACCTTTTTGATTCTCTATTTTTTCACTTGTCTAAATACCCATTAAATCATTTCTTTCTTTTCATACGCAGGTACCCATGAAGCATGGTTATATCCCTTCTCTGTTGGATATTCTGTATAAATTGGATTCCCACCAGCATTTTTAATCGCTGCGATAATGTTTTGTGAATAAGATACTGGAATGACAACATCATCTACGGCATGAAATGCCCAAATAGGTTTATTTACAAGCTGTGAGGCTTGAGTCGGATCTCCACCACCAGCAATTGGTACCATGGCAGCAAATAGGTCAGGATATCTTATATTTAGATTGAAAGTACCAAATCCACCTTGAGACAATCCAGTAGAGTATAGTCGTTTGCTATCAATATTATATTCACTTCTAACCTTTTGAAGAATGTCGTAGGCAGTACCTAAGTCTTGAGAGAACTCGAACACTCTGCTTAGATTAATATTATTATTTGTGTCTCTAGTGATTCCAAACCCACCATCGTGTACATTACGGGCTTGAGGGGCAAGGACAAAAGCTTGATGCTTTGCTTGATTTTCAGGAGCTGCCCAAATTACCGCACCATCATTGGCTAAAATTTGTTTTTCGTTATCATTGCCTCGCTCTCCTCCTCCATGCAGGAACAGGACTAGCGGGTACGAATTTGATGGATCGTAATTTTCAGGTACATAAAGGCGATAAGGCATGTTATTGTAGGTGAAACTTAGGAACTTTGAAGCGATATCTTCTTTGGTTGTGAATGTATAAGTGAACGTGGATACCTTACTTTTTGCACCATTACTAACTTCGTTTGCAATACTATTGTTCTTAACTTCTATTAACATAGTAAAATACAAGGCTAATCATAGAATATAAGCGCTTTCATAAAAAGATAGCCTTTTTCCTTTTTTCTTAGGAAAAAGTTTGCGAATCCTATTAAAACAGGAAAGAGCTACATTTTCATGCAGCTCCTTTATAAAAAAGGGTTCTATTCTCCTGGTAGTTAAGACTCAATTTTTTTCACTCCATACCCGACGATCCAAATGATGCAACCGCATAAAAGGGAGATCCACCAAGAAAGGGAAAAGGAAGGTCCAACCTCTGGCATAAGTTTACTAACAGCAATGATTATACCCATTGATACACTCCCATAAATTCCTGCTTTTATCATATCCTTTTTATTATTCTGCTTTTCAAGGAAGAGTGAGTCCTTAATAATTTTAAAAATATACCAAACTCCAAAGGAAATACTAGCTAAAATTACGCAAATAACAATGATAGAGGTAAGCGGATATACCGTTGTGGTTATTTCTTTGAATTGGGACCCTATAAGAATAACGATAGAACGTATGATTAACATATAACTTATGATATTTAATGCAAGACCACTTATGAATGGAAGTGCTTGACGCTTTTTTTCCTTAGGAAGGTTCTCGATGATCTCATCAGCGTACTGCTTAGGATTTAGACCAAAGATATCTTTGGCTGTTTTACCTTCGTTTTGAGCCTCTAATAAATGATCGAGCATTTCCATTAACACTTCCTCCGACTGTTGCTCCGAAAGGGTTAACTGCAGTCGAATGTATACCAGCATGTCACTATAATATTTTTCGTTCTCTTTGGTTAATCTGTCGCGCTTTCGATTATTTTCTTCAATCAGTTGCTTTGCTTTCATGATTATTCCTCCTTTGAAATAAAGAATGAACGGGAAGAAAAACCTGCTCCCACTCTAATGCGATAGTTTCTAGCGTCTCTTTTCCAGCATCTGTTAGATAATAATACTTTCGATTTGGTCCGGATTCAGACGGCTTCATTTCTCCCCGAATGAGACTGTTTTTTTGAAGTCGAAGAAGAACAGGATAGATGGTTCCTTCACTCACATCACTTAAACCAATGTCTTGGAGCTTTTTGGAAAGTTCATAACCATAAACAGCTTCCTTCTCGATTACCGCTAAAACGCAGCCATCCATAATCCCTTTTAATAACTGACTTCGAAAAGACATAAAGCATACCCACTTCCTGGTACTTTGCATAACAAGGTAGCTAATGAAAAAATAACTACTTTGTTATACATGGTAGTTATTTTTATTGTAAGTAATTGGTTATTATTTGTCAATATGGAAAAAAACCTTGCTGTTTTTAGGTTATATTTACATGTATAGATTCTTGTTTTTACGGAGACATTTTGGCAGTATAAGAGAGGATTATAACTAGTTTGATCGGAGGAAATGAAATGGCTAATTTGCCAAATTGTCCAAAGTGCCAATCGGAATACACATACGAAGATGGTCCATTATATATATGCCCAGAGTGTGGACATGAATGGACTGCAGAAAGTGAAATAAGTGAAGAGCAAAAGGTAGTGAAGGATGCAAATGGGAATGTACTAAACGACGGTGACACTGTTTCCGTTATTAAGGATTTAAAAGTAAAGGGCTCGTCATCAGTGATTAAGATCGGTACGAAGGTGAAAAATATTCGTCTTGTTGAAGGCGATCATGATATTGATTGTAAAATTGATGGATTTGGTGCCATGCAGTTAAAATCAGAATTTGTAAAGAAAGTATAGCATAAGAATGGATTGATTAAAGCCGTATAATACATATTTGTGGTATTTACTGGATATATAAGGATATACTAGTAGTAAGGGAACATCCATATGGTCTTCTAGTTCTCATTTGTAGAAGGCAAGAGACCCTTAGGAAGGATGGCCAAAAATGACAGTAATCGGTTACCAAGCTCAAGTAGCAGATGGAATTAGAAAAAAAGGAATCAAAAGAATGAACTCCTTTTTTAAAACACCTGAAGAAGCAGTAGAAGAGGCTTTTTCTTTAAAGGAAAAGTTGGATTCAAGATACAAAAATAAAATCAAGTGGGATTATAATAAGAAAATTACAGGTACACTTGAAAAAATGAAGATACTTAAGGGGTATTTAGATGGAGATGAAGATTCTAGTGCTTTTTATCTTCAGATCACTACCTCAGAGATTCAGAGAAATTTAATATTAGCTTCTCCTAGTAAGCCCAAAAAGTTTACTGCGAATGACAAAAAAGTGATGACTAAAGTAGCTAAAATATTTGTATAATTTTTTTCCTATGTGGTTGGAGAATATATGTAATTAATACTTATCATTGTTTTATTGCTCATAACCTGTTATTCTTAGAAAGAATTATTTTTGTTCGGTCTGTAAGGAAAAAATAGTGAAAGCTTTTTCGCCTTTGATTTCTCATTGAGCAATGATAGTATTATATTGTGGAGTATTCCACGCAGGAGGAAACAACATGCAACAAGGTACAGTAAAATGGTTTAATGCAGAAAAAGGCTTCGGTTTTATCGAGATTCAAGGTGGAGAAGATGTATTTGTTCACTTCTCAGCGATTCAAGGTGAAGGATTTAAATCTTTAGACGAAGGTCAAAAGGTTACTTTTGATACTGAGCAAGGTCAACGTGGACTTCAAGCTACTAACGTAAAAAAAGCATAAATATCATATAAGAAGAAACAGATGGTAAACTAACCATCTGTTTTTTTATATCTTTAATATAAATAAGTAGTGCTAAAACCTTTATGGTTTCAGCACCACTTTTATTATTCATACACTTTAAATGTATTAACCATTGCTTGAAGGTCTTCAGCCATTTTTGCTAACGAGTGTGCGGAAGCTGTGATTTCTTCCATCGAAGCAAGTTGTTCCTCAGCTCCAGCAGCCACCGTTTGGGAACCTGATGAAGATTCTTCGGTTTTCATAGAGATATCAAATATACCCATGGCAACCTGCTCCACGCTTGAAGATAACTGCTTAACAGCGGCAGAAACTTCAACCGATTGTCTTGATACGTCCGCTGCAGAATGAAGAATTTTCTCAAAAGATTTACCAGTATCATTAATTAGTACAAGACCAGTTTGTACTTCCGTTGTACATTTATCCATTGATACAACTGCATTGGAGGTACTGCTTTGGATATCATGTATTAAATGTGTAATTTGTTCAGCAGAACGTCGAGATTCCTCAGCTAATTTTCTTACTTCATCAGCCACCACAGCGAAGCCTTTTCCATGTTCCCCAGCTCTCGCAGCTTCAATAGCTGCATTTAAAGCAAGTAAGTTTGTTTGGTCTGATATTCCGGAGATAACAGCTAAGATTTTCTCTATCTCAGAAGAACGTTCTCCTAAGTCCTTAATAATACCAGATGACGTTTGTACGGTTTCGTTGATAGATCCCATTTGATCTATGGTTTTTTTAAGTGCGATATTTCCTTTTTCTGATTCTTCGGTTGTTACATTTGAATGA from Robertmurraya sp. FSL R5-0851 includes the following:
- a CDS encoding DUF1989 domain-containing protein yields the protein MPVLTKVESPRDTKDAIYSETILAGKGFMQKLLPGQVIRIEDIEGNQSVDALFYDADNPDDHYSTVLTIAEQENMYLKTGSTLLAESGKELVTIVADTVGCHDAWFSFCSAQSNTVRYGHDKIDMHNCRDTFLLLMEENQAGYTKRDLPPSVNFFCIVPFTQDGAIEFVDGISAPGSYVELKAKCNTMVLLSNCSQLNNPCNDYNPTPIKVYIWES
- a CDS encoding methyltransferase domain-containing protein, encoding MENTAHQQDPWNANLYDNHHSFVSKYGNSLIEWLAPRKGERILDLGCGTGDLAKRLFDQGAQVIGVDKSNNMIAQALEKYPEIPFFVQDATQLPYTNEFDAVFSNATLHWVKKPKIALECIYKSLKQDGRFLAEFGGKGNVQTIIDEIRHQLGSDRNDSPWYYPSIGEYSSLMEAVGFRVTLAQHYDRPTPLEGPNGLKNWIKMFAMSFFRGIDETDREEIINKVEQQLKSKLFQDNQWIADYNRIRVIAIKE
- a CDS encoding urea amidolyase associated protein UAAP1; translated protein: MTHVWSTILSPGGKWSGFIKRGKCIRFTALEEGANVSILFYNARDLTERYVMSDTLKSQFTSHLTKGHVLLSDNGRVLASFLEDSVGWHDPIAGCTTREKTDAKYGVTTYQIQRNEYFRSGRENLITELARNGLGARDLVPVVNLFSKITTNENGQLTFQKSHCPKGARVTLRTEMDLLVVLSNTPNPLDPKTEFPAVPVQMEVSSSPQVEENDICVNNRPENRRAFENTWAYYDLY
- the bioB gene encoding biotin synthase BioB, whose product is MNNWKRLALDVLNNGYELTNDEALNILTCPDNELLEILQAAYVIRSHYYGNKVKLNMIINTKSGLCPENCGYCAQSSISSAPIQKYRMVDKETILQGAERAYQLNAGTYCIVASGRGPSEKEVDIVTSAVEEIKDKYGLKVCACLGLLNSQQAKRLKESGVDRYNHNINTSESHHESITTSHTYEDRVNTVELVKNAGISPCSGVIIGMKETQQDVIDMARSLKVLDADSIPVNFLHAIDGTPLQGVSELNPRYCLKVLCLMRFINPAKEIRISGGREVNLRSLQPLGLYPANSIFVGDYLTTAGQETTADHKMLQDLGFEIEFAKEETTA
- a CDS encoding ABC transporter substrate-binding protein, which translates into the protein MRKMKHVFLAVVLVGTMFLSACGSSTKETSGSESSGNTVKIGFSALPSWYLWHLVDQKGFFEKYDVDVELVYFPVYADSLSALNTGKIDGNTQALLDAIPPLDKGIDLKTIFITDNSIGGDGIVATSDIQSVEDLKGRSVGTELGTIEHFFLLTALEDAGMTESDVKFTNLTVPDAGNAFLSGNIDAAGLWEPFLSKAVGKEGTHKLVTSADYPGLVSDVFVVREEVTKEKKEELQRIVNAWFDAVDYLEKNPEESIDIIAKEAGITSEELTEGFKGFKMFTPEDNLDSFKEGNSYDSFYYTAEKNAEFLKRQDYVDEIPDFSNFVDSSFVENVSK
- a CDS encoding ABC transporter ATP-binding protein; amino-acid sequence: MVTIVQPKVVVDPVDIEIEINGLSKIYETKNSTFQALEDVSLYVKNEEFVSILGPSGCGKSTILRILAGLEEATSGSVKVAGEEVQGPSVKRGMVFQSYTLFPWLTVRENIEFGLKLKGVSPKERKDISDKYLAVVGLERFANSYGKELSGGMKQRVAIARSLANNPEVLLMDEPFGALDAQTKQSMQQLLLDIWKKEKTTIVFITHDIDESIFLSQRIYVMDARPGKIKEEINADLQLFKNGELVEVDRFMKLKKHIITLLKHG
- a CDS encoding ECF transporter S component, coding for MKLKTIDLTLAAMFVALMAVGANITSFVPFLVVGGVPITLQTFFAILAGLILGSRLGTISLTVYALVGLVGVPVFARFGAGFSSLLSPTFGFIVSYVIAVFVVGKIVEKNRSLSGFITAAMVGLVINYVFGTNWMYAAYKLWAAAPEGFTYQMAWSWMVVPMPKDIILTALAAILAFRLEKTVLSKGSFKHLKRTA
- the lepB gene encoding signal peptidase I: MSETTKKEVYSWFKSIVFAFIVAFICRHFLFSPAIVYGESMLPTFQEHDRLLVSKVSDVQRFDLIVFNAPDSDERYIKRVIGLPGDQVEVKDDTLYINGNPMEEPYLEDIKKDLLLDKLTGDFTLEELTGESVVPDGTLFVMGDNRLHSKDSRFFGPIPISSLIGEVKLQIYPIRKIGIPE
- a CDS encoding ABC transporter permease subunit, which encodes MKLPKNRTIRSLTSIREEVPKKWYLFGVCITFLLLFLFWGGIRFINIVDEVFLPTPNGVVLSLAQSFGNPEFWEHIGISVYRVFMGFLLACVIGIPLGILAGTFKFAESFILPMSEFIRYMPAAAFIPLIMVWAGIGETAKILVIFIGCFFQLILMVADDTNRISKDLLYASYTLGANRKQVIFKVIIPALLPKLMTTLRLIMGWAWTYLVVAELVAANNGLGYFIMKAQRFLDTESIFVGIIVIGLLGLIIDRAFAIANKKLFPWVEGGN